A window from Trinickia violacea encodes these proteins:
- a CDS encoding AMP-binding protein yields the protein MRLTRYLDKGASLGADRPCLVADDEILTYAQVQRLTYRVARGLVRAGVSAGEKVAILSGNDPVAFACVFGIARAGNVWCPVNPRNEVAENRFVLANFDCRALLFHSAYADMVRKMLPDLPALRVVICLDETLPFAQRLDDWLGDLPDTAFERGPVTDVAMLPGTGGTTGVPKGVMLTEQNLETMTALTLMSYPFDGRAVYLAFAPLTHAAGVLCLPVMTLGGKIVVMRHPDVGAFLATIERERVTHTFLPPTVIYMLLDHPQLPSTSLDSLQCFWYGAAPISVDRLAEALERIGPMAQLFGQTEAPMMVSTLAPADHFRPDGTIAVERLSSAGRPTPLVEVGIMDERGHLLPTGERGEIVVRGSLVMKGYYENPAATAEASAFGWHHTGDIGYLDADNFLFIVDRAKDMIITGGFNVYSIEVEQALLAHVDVRDCAVIGLPDEKWGERVVAVVQPRDGKRIDAAALVAFVKERIGSVKAPKQVEVWDDLPRSKVGKVSKPEVKARLRGDTAAG from the coding sequence ATGCGCTTGACCCGCTATCTCGACAAGGGTGCGTCGCTCGGCGCCGACCGGCCGTGTCTCGTCGCAGACGACGAGATATTGACCTACGCGCAGGTGCAGCGCCTCACCTACCGTGTCGCGCGCGGTCTTGTCCGCGCGGGCGTTTCCGCTGGAGAGAAGGTGGCGATCCTGTCGGGCAACGATCCGGTCGCGTTTGCCTGCGTGTTTGGCATCGCGCGGGCGGGCAACGTCTGGTGCCCGGTCAACCCGCGCAACGAGGTCGCCGAGAACCGCTTCGTGCTTGCGAACTTCGACTGCCGTGCGCTGCTGTTCCACAGCGCGTACGCGGATATGGTGCGCAAGATGTTGCCCGATCTTCCAGCGTTGCGCGTCGTGATCTGCCTGGACGAGACACTGCCGTTCGCGCAGCGTCTTGACGACTGGTTGGGTGACCTGCCCGACACCGCGTTTGAACGCGGACCGGTCACCGACGTCGCGATGCTGCCGGGCACGGGCGGCACCACAGGTGTGCCGAAGGGCGTGATGCTGACCGAGCAGAACCTGGAGACGATGACGGCGCTCACTCTGATGAGCTATCCGTTCGACGGTCGAGCGGTCTACTTGGCGTTCGCGCCGCTCACGCACGCGGCGGGCGTGCTGTGCCTGCCAGTCATGACGCTCGGCGGCAAGATCGTCGTGATGCGCCATCCTGACGTCGGTGCGTTCCTCGCGACGATCGAACGCGAACGCGTCACGCACACGTTCCTGCCGCCGACGGTGATCTACATGCTGCTCGATCATCCGCAATTGCCGTCGACCAGTCTCGATTCACTGCAGTGTTTTTGGTACGGCGCCGCGCCGATCTCGGTCGATCGCCTTGCCGAGGCGCTCGAGCGGATCGGCCCGATGGCCCAACTGTTCGGCCAGACCGAGGCGCCGATGATGGTGTCGACGCTTGCGCCCGCCGACCACTTTCGGCCGGACGGCACGATCGCGGTCGAACGGTTGTCGTCCGCCGGTCGGCCGACGCCGCTTGTCGAGGTCGGCATCATGGACGAGCGAGGGCATCTCCTGCCGACAGGCGAGCGCGGCGAAATCGTCGTGCGCGGTTCACTGGTCATGAAGGGCTACTACGAAAATCCCGCAGCGACGGCCGAGGCGTCCGCATTCGGTTGGCATCACACGGGCGATATCGGCTATCTCGACGCGGACAATTTTCTGTTCATCGTGGATCGCGCGAAAGACATGATCATCACTGGCGGATTCAACGTCTACTCGATCGAGGTCGAGCAGGCGCTGCTCGCGCATGTCGACGTGCGCGACTGCGCGGTGATCGGTCTGCCCGACGAGAAATGGGGCGAGCGCGTGGTCGCCGTGGTGCAGCCCCGCGACGGCAAGCGGATCGACGCGGCGGCGCTGGTCGCGTTCGTGAAGGAGCGGATTGGCAGCGTCAAAGCACCGAAGCAGGTCGAGGTGTGGGACGACCTGCCGCGCTCGAAGGTTGGCAAGGTCTCAAAACCCGAGGTGAAGGCGCGGCTGAGGGGCGACACGGCCGCCGGGTAA
- a CDS encoding DUF5938 domain-containing protein: MGAKKPVVVYGVSGYTGRLVCEYLREYNIPFIAAGRDRKRIEAVVERIPGIESADYEIVEVEHSVGTLTELFKGAKFVSNMVGPFIKYGAEVVEACLAAGCHYSDTTGEQDWVLHAKEHWGDAFAKRELLLAPNIAQMYTTGEIAANLCLETPGLDTLDILVLWKGFPTYASTQTIFTILKATWYYLEQNKYVAWEPTAHAEVLVPGQHETAIAVPWGGTAHPVWFKDDPRVSNCRAIGGVMARAVMEGVRKTTQMFDEKIRPLPPDQQEAALAEIANSMQASMPPRENPRLNTTVDSVHASGPLGRAHCVIHGVCNYKQTGLLQAYAAFSLLQAPPRRVGFASGCQAFGHHALLGQLRSFGLVMKPVLTVQD; the protein is encoded by the coding sequence ATGGGCGCAAAGAAGCCAGTGGTCGTCTACGGTGTGTCGGGTTATACCGGACGCTTGGTATGCGAATACCTGCGCGAGTACAACATTCCGTTCATCGCCGCCGGGCGGGACAGGAAACGAATCGAAGCGGTTGTTGAACGCATTCCCGGCATCGAGAGCGCGGACTATGAGATCGTCGAGGTCGAGCATTCGGTTGGCACGCTGACCGAGCTGTTCAAAGGCGCGAAGTTCGTCAGCAACATGGTCGGGCCGTTCATCAAGTATGGCGCCGAGGTCGTCGAGGCCTGCCTCGCGGCGGGTTGCCACTATTCGGACACGACGGGCGAGCAGGACTGGGTGTTGCACGCCAAGGAACACTGGGGGGATGCGTTCGCAAAGAGGGAACTGTTGCTCGCGCCGAACATCGCGCAGATGTACACGACCGGGGAAATCGCGGCAAACCTGTGTCTCGAGACACCGGGGCTCGACACGCTCGACATCCTGGTGCTGTGGAAGGGCTTTCCCACCTACGCGTCGACGCAGACGATCTTCACGATCCTAAAGGCCACCTGGTACTACCTCGAACAGAACAAATACGTCGCGTGGGAACCAACCGCGCATGCGGAGGTGCTGGTGCCGGGGCAGCACGAAACGGCTATCGCGGTGCCGTGGGGCGGCACCGCGCATCCAGTGTGGTTCAAGGACGATCCGCGCGTGTCGAACTGCCGCGCGATTGGCGGCGTAATGGCGCGCGCGGTCATGGAAGGCGTACGCAAGACGACGCAGATGTTTGATGAAAAGATCCGCCCGTTGCCACCTGACCAGCAGGAAGCCGCGCTCGCCGAGATCGCCAACAGCATGCAGGCGAGCATGCCACCGCGCGAGAATCCGCGTCTCAACACGACAGTGGACTCGGTGCATGCATCTGGCCCGCTCGGCCGCGCGCATTGCGTGATCCACGGTGTCTGCAACTACAAGCAGACCGGCCTGCTGCAGGCCTATGCGGCGTTTTCGCTGTTACAGGCGCCGCCGCGACGGGTCGGCTTCGCGTCCGGATGCCAGGCTTTCGGTCATCACGCGCTGCTCGGCCAGCTGCGTAGCTTCGGCCTTGTGATGAAACCCGTGCTGACCGTGCAGGACTGA
- a CDS encoding SDR family NAD(P)-dependent oxidoreductase, protein MANGRLDGRKALITGGARGIGAAVAQALAQAGAAVMIGDVLADLAKQTARGIAQTGARAGAVALDVSDDAQWARAVGTVVDELGGFDILINNAGIEITSLVADLQAADLRRMCEINVVGVGLGLKHAFRAMRPGGEAGRGGAVVNVSSVAATIAFPAIAGYSATKSAVDRLTRVAAMEAGKLGYGIRVNCVYPGLTPTEMGMKLATDIVANKLAPDVESAVSAVVAQTPLGRLATVDEIADAIVFLCSDDARFITGAGMPVDGGMGM, encoded by the coding sequence ATGGCAAATGGAAGGCTGGACGGGCGCAAAGCCCTGATAACGGGTGGCGCGCGGGGTATTGGCGCGGCGGTAGCGCAGGCACTCGCTCAGGCGGGCGCGGCCGTAATGATCGGCGACGTGCTGGCCGATCTCGCAAAGCAAACAGCACGTGGCATCGCGCAGACGGGTGCCCGCGCGGGCGCGGTTGCGCTCGACGTTAGCGACGACGCGCAGTGGGCGCGTGCCGTCGGCACGGTGGTCGACGAGTTGGGCGGCTTCGACATCCTGATCAATAACGCGGGCATCGAGATCACGTCGCTCGTGGCGGACCTGCAGGCGGCGGATCTCCGCCGGATGTGCGAGATCAACGTTGTCGGTGTCGGCCTCGGGCTCAAGCATGCGTTCCGGGCGATGCGGCCCGGTGGCGAGGCGGGACGTGGCGGCGCCGTTGTCAACGTGTCGTCCGTGGCAGCGACGATCGCCTTTCCCGCGATCGCCGGCTATTCAGCCACCAAGTCCGCGGTCGATCGCTTGACCCGCGTGGCGGCGATGGAAGCCGGCAAGCTCGGTTACGGCATCCGTGTCAACTGCGTCTACCCAGGCCTCACGCCGACTGAGATGGGGATGAAGCTTGCGACCGACATCGTAGCCAACAAGCTGGCCCCGGACGTCGAGAGCGCGGTATCAGCCGTCGTTGCGCAGACGCCTTTGGGCCGCCTCGCGACGGTTGACGAGATCGCCGACGCGATCGTCTTTCTGTGTTCCGACGACGCTCGCTTCATCACGGGCGCCGGCATGCCGGTCGACGGTGGTATGGGCATGTAG
- a CDS encoding TetR/AcrR family transcriptional regulator encodes MPDDVQTGQVCRNPTTSNQLERYFLPDGDFYFSDCQDLFERPKSFSLTVVSLLRTMKSPADGDPCMPRGIVRRAAQLKGDDSRMTRQDDIAPTATKQRSARPRRNPVDKYEARRVELAEAALKALAELGYAKTSLREIAQKSEFTHAVLPYYFEDKLDLIRCSIRHLKAQCATRYDVVTAAAQSSEELMNGFLDKLAETIRDEPQMHCLWYDLRAQALFEEAFRDVVNEIDKSLEDMVWRVVTRYAELGGGQPTITPGAAYALLDGLFQKHLLRHISDDPNAVSDLLDEVRTLLPRLI; translated from the coding sequence GTGCCGGACGACGTGCAAACCGGGCAGGTCTGCCGGAATCCGACGACCTCTAACCAATTGGAAAGATATTTTTTACCGGATGGTGATTTTTATTTTTCCGACTGTCAAGATTTATTTGAACGACCGAAAAGTTTTTCCTTGACAGTTGTTTCGCTGCTTCGCACAATGAAGTCACCCGCTGACGGCGATCCGTGCATGCCGCGCGGCATCGTGCGGCGCGCGGCACAGTTGAAGGGAGACGACAGCAGGATGACGAGGCAGGACGACATCGCGCCCACCGCGACGAAGCAGCGTTCCGCGCGACCGAGGCGCAATCCGGTGGACAAATACGAAGCGCGCCGCGTTGAGCTTGCGGAAGCCGCGCTGAAGGCGCTTGCGGAGCTGGGATACGCGAAGACGAGTCTGCGCGAGATTGCGCAGAAGTCCGAATTCACACACGCCGTGTTGCCGTACTACTTCGAGGACAAGCTCGACCTGATCCGCTGCAGCATCCGGCACTTGAAGGCACAATGTGCGACGCGCTACGACGTCGTAACAGCTGCCGCTCAATCGAGTGAAGAGCTGATGAACGGCTTCCTCGACAAGCTCGCGGAGACCATCCGCGACGAACCGCAAATGCACTGCCTTTGGTACGACTTGCGCGCGCAGGCGCTGTTCGAGGAGGCGTTCCGCGACGTGGTGAATGAGATCGACAAAAGCCTCGAGGACATGGTCTGGCGTGTCGTCACGCGCTATGCCGAACTCGGCGGCGGGCAGCCGACGATCACACCGGGCGCCGCGTATGCACTACTCGACGGCCTATTCCAGAAGCATTTACTTCGACACATATCCGACGATCCCAACGCTGTTTCAGATCTGCTTGACGAAGTCCGAACACTCTTACCGAGACTTATCTGA
- a CDS encoding peptidoglycan DD-metalloendopeptidase family protein — protein sequence MIQNHKKTACAPLTRLTFMVFLSVVLMGASGCTSPSWTRPQSDNTSVSRMTVPPGYYRVNPGDSLDGIATAFGRRLQDVVRWNGLAGSEAIVPGQLLRVAPPVIADRQPPAVHDVVLEVPETLKASGFIWPVQGRVIEPFVAGKSHGVLIGGAPGEPVKAAAAGRVVYAGTAIAAYGPLVIIKHRYGLVTAYAQNGRLLVKDNEAVTQGQVIAEVGVKEDGHSVLQFEVRRNGRQVDPLSLLPAQSRREIPKGGAHR from the coding sequence ATGATCCAGAACCACAAGAAAACCGCATGCGCGCCGCTGACACGACTGACATTCATGGTCTTTCTGTCAGTAGTGCTCATGGGCGCGAGCGGCTGTACCTCCCCTTCGTGGACCAGGCCGCAATCAGATAACACGAGCGTGTCGCGCATGACTGTGCCGCCCGGCTACTACCGTGTGAATCCGGGTGACTCGCTTGACGGCATCGCGACTGCATTCGGCCGGCGCTTACAGGACGTTGTCCGCTGGAACGGGCTGGCTGGCAGCGAGGCCATTGTGCCGGGCCAGTTACTCAGGGTTGCACCGCCGGTCATTGCGGACCGCCAGCCGCCAGCGGTTCACGACGTTGTGCTGGAGGTGCCAGAAACACTGAAGGCGTCAGGCTTCATCTGGCCAGTGCAGGGACGTGTCATTGAGCCGTTCGTCGCGGGGAAATCACACGGGGTGCTGATCGGTGGCGCGCCTGGCGAACCTGTGAAAGCGGCCGCGGCCGGCCGTGTCGTCTACGCGGGCACCGCCATCGCGGCGTACGGGCCGCTCGTGATCATCAAGCACCGCTATGGTCTGGTGACCGCCTATGCGCAGAACGGCAGATTGCTGGTGAAGGACAACGAGGCCGTGACGCAGGGGCAGGTCATTGCCGAGGTGGGTGTGAAGGAAGACGGCCATAGCGTGCTGCAGTTCGAGGTGAGGCGCAATGGCAGGCAGGTCGATCCGTTGTCCCTGCTACCCGCCCAGTCCAGGCGCGAGATCCCGAAAGGAGGTGCTCATCGGTGA
- a CDS encoding YciI family protein: MTKYLYLYSGGGKPTKEKDAKAQMAAWMSYFGKLGSALVDHGTPLIPASTLLGTAQASAATGFSIIQAESHDQAVALTAGHPHLANGGGIEVFEYMPMPTM, translated from the coding sequence ATGACGAAGTATCTGTATCTGTATTCCGGTGGTGGCAAGCCCACCAAAGAAAAAGACGCCAAAGCGCAGATGGCGGCATGGATGTCCTATTTTGGCAAACTCGGTTCGGCACTGGTTGATCACGGCACGCCGCTGATTCCGGCCAGCACATTGCTTGGTACCGCGCAAGCCAGTGCTGCCACGGGCTTTTCGATCATCCAGGCCGAATCGCATGACCAGGCCGTCGCGCTGACGGCCGGACATCCACACCTTGCCAATGGCGGTGGCATCGAGGTGTTCGAATACATGCCCATGCCCACCATGTAA
- a CDS encoding contractile injection system protein, VgrG/Pvc8 family → MANIQAALQDIPGRQACFLDVPSTASAALLSAVEFNATEKIGSPSELSIVLTHPLQLTRTDYLSRDAAFTIVPDDAAIRKFSGYIAGFSTIQTTKDYTKYRVVLKSHFACLQGVTNTQTFQHLTTPRLCQLVDIETS, encoded by the coding sequence ATGGCGAATATACAAGCAGCATTGCAGGACATACCGGGACGTCAGGCGTGTTTTCTCGATGTGCCCAGTACTGCTAGCGCGGCACTGCTATCGGCTGTGGAGTTCAATGCAACCGAGAAGATCGGTTCGCCCAGTGAGCTGAGCATCGTACTTACCCACCCGCTTCAGCTCACGCGCACCGATTACCTGAGCCGCGATGCAGCTTTCACGATTGTGCCGGACGACGCAGCCATACGAAAATTCTCCGGGTACATCGCGGGTTTCTCCACGATCCAGACGACGAAGGATTACACCAAGTACCGGGTCGTGCTGAAGTCGCATTTTGCATGCTTGCAGGGCGTCACGAACACCCAGACGTTTCAGCACCTCACCACGCCGCGGCTCTGTCAACTTGTCGATATCGAGACAAGTTGA
- a CDS encoding transposase — translation MSFVELTDHEWTLLAPLLDDTPIVSLSRRGRPRVQSRDVANAILWVITTGGPWTRLPAGYPSMPTCRRRYCAWHTDGVLEEMLQILTDAGRILPRRLQWSSQASQVSPRDPHGPESVRDPQPYPENSSVPAPHRVFWSSPGSWRSPSTTSKDA, via the coding sequence ATGAGCTTTGTTGAACTCACCGACCATGAATGGACGCTGCTCGCTCCGCTCTTGGATGACACACCGATCGTCAGTCTCAGTCGGCGCGGCAGGCCGCGCGTGCAATCGCGCGACGTGGCCAACGCGATCCTCTGGGTGATCACAACCGGAGGGCCGTGGACGAGATTGCCGGCCGGCTATCCATCCATGCCGACGTGTCGGCGCCGGTACTGTGCGTGGCACACGGACGGCGTGCTCGAGGAGATGCTGCAGATTCTGACTGACGCAGGGCGCATCCTTCCGCGTCGTCTGCAGTGGTCGAGTCAGGCTTCACAGGTTAGTCCACGTGATCCGCATGGTCCGGAAAGCGTTCGGGATCCCCAGCCGTATCCGGAAAATTCAAGCGTGCCCGCGCCGCATCGCGTGTTCTGGAGCAGTCCCGGTTCATGGCGGTCGCCGTCGACGACGTCGAAGGATGCGTGA
- a CDS encoding response regulator transcription factor: MRIAVLEDDPTQVDLVTQTLTAAGHTCYAFKEGKTLQKRLRRETFDLLVLDWIVPDMSGEAVLKWVRANQTEHRLPIVFLTCRDDEAGIAQVLNAGADDYVVKPVSGPVLCARIGSLLRRVYPVNVEAAVREFDQFSFDVKLKQAYVGNTPVSLTQKEFELALLLFLHLGRPLSRAHILDLVWKQATDILNRTIDTHISMLRTKLGLRPENGYRLAPIYGYGYRLERVMRRTRSDQQYDAAHDARRARP; the protein is encoded by the coding sequence ATGCGAATTGCTGTATTGGAGGACGATCCCACTCAGGTCGATCTCGTCACTCAAACGCTGACGGCCGCAGGCCATACGTGTTATGCGTTCAAGGAAGGCAAGACATTGCAGAAGCGCCTGCGGCGCGAAACCTTCGATCTGCTGGTGCTCGATTGGATCGTGCCCGATATGTCCGGCGAAGCCGTGCTGAAGTGGGTGCGTGCGAATCAAACCGAGCACCGTCTTCCGATCGTCTTCTTGACTTGCCGCGACGATGAAGCGGGGATCGCGCAGGTCCTCAACGCCGGCGCGGACGACTACGTGGTCAAGCCGGTGTCCGGCCCGGTCCTGTGCGCGCGCATCGGCTCGTTGCTGCGCCGCGTGTATCCGGTCAATGTTGAGGCCGCGGTGCGCGAATTCGACCAGTTCAGTTTCGACGTGAAGCTGAAACAGGCGTACGTCGGCAACACGCCGGTGAGTCTCACGCAGAAGGAGTTCGAACTTGCGCTGCTGCTGTTCCTGCATCTCGGTCGCCCGCTGTCTCGCGCGCACATTCTCGACCTGGTGTGGAAACAGGCGACGGACATCCTGAACCGCACGATCGACACGCACATCTCGATGCTGCGCACGAAGCTTGGCCTGCGCCCGGAGAACGGCTACCGGCTCGCGCCGATCTACGGTTACGGCTACCGACTAGAACGCGTGATGCGGAGGACGCGGAGTGATCAACAGTATGACGCCGCACACGATGCGCGTCGTGCGCGGCCCTGA
- a CDS encoding DUF3824 domain-containing protein, protein MKMGDRLQVRTAGPVWGLIFGVFLTSVGMGLWIYATALHRVSQQDESLAVAAAIIGVFLVVYAAHELRSTRQRQRALRERMR, encoded by the coding sequence ATGAAGATGGGTGACAGACTGCAGGTCCGAACGGCAGGGCCGGTTTGGGGATTGATCTTCGGCGTGTTCCTGACAAGCGTAGGGATGGGCCTTTGGATTTATGCAACGGCGCTTCACCGTGTCAGCCAACAGGATGAGTCGCTGGCAGTGGCCGCGGCGATCATTGGCGTGTTTCTGGTGGTGTACGCTGCGCACGAGCTGCGAAGCACGCGACAACGGCAAAGAGCGCTACGCGAGAGAATGCGATGA
- the imuA gene encoding translesion DNA synthesis-associated protein ImuA, with protein sequence MSVASVHAEEIHPYVWRASQLAAPVSRTVASGFADLDRELPGGGWPTGSLIELMIPQPGCGELRLLRPALATLAARPLIFLQPPHRLQPAAFDWWGLPTRNLTVLKAANTADALWATEQVLHAGTAGAVLLWQSQIRAEALRRMQLAAQRSDSLFILFRPLAAAASTSPSPLRLLVAPFSSGISVSFVKRRGPSRDESLFVPLAPSPILFDRNALDRSSSAPPRPRELSPELVHDIV encoded by the coding sequence ATGTCCGTTGCCTCCGTCCATGCCGAAGAGATTCATCCGTACGTGTGGCGGGCGTCGCAGCTTGCCGCGCCGGTGAGCCGCACCGTTGCGAGTGGGTTTGCCGATCTGGACCGCGAGCTACCTGGCGGTGGGTGGCCGACAGGCTCGCTGATTGAGCTGATGATTCCGCAGCCGGGATGCGGCGAGCTACGGCTGCTTCGGCCCGCCCTGGCGACTCTCGCAGCGCGTCCGTTGATTTTTCTGCAACCGCCCCATCGCCTTCAACCTGCCGCCTTCGATTGGTGGGGTCTCCCAACCCGCAACCTCACGGTATTGAAAGCGGCAAACACGGCCGACGCGCTGTGGGCTACCGAGCAGGTACTTCACGCTGGAACGGCCGGTGCCGTCCTCTTGTGGCAATCGCAGATTCGGGCGGAGGCGCTGCGCCGGATGCAACTCGCGGCCCAGCGCTCGGACAGTCTGTTCATTCTGTTTCGGCCGCTCGCCGCGGCCGCGTCCACATCGCCTTCGCCGTTGCGCCTGCTCGTGGCGCCCTTTAGCAGCGGCATCAGCGTGTCGTTTGTGAAGCGCCGCGGCCCCTCGCGCGACGAGTCGCTTTTCGTGCCGCTTGCGCCCTCCCCGATTTTGTTTGATCGAAATGCATTGGATCGGTCTTCATCTGCCCCGCCTCGCCCTCGAGAGCTTTCTCCCGAATTGGTTCACGACATCGTCTGA
- a CDS encoding Y-family DNA polymerase, translated as MLGVVAGMRRGGVLTLAPNAVVHDRDTGREAELLRGLAIAMMQFTPCVTIADEAIVLAEVSASMRLFGGLRKLRRRAREAVVAFGLTVQLSLAPTGEAAWLLARSIGGVALSRRSVERAFQRVNVLTLPLARRHAEWFDGLGCETIEDLRRLPRAGLKKRCGPALLDALDCAVGVAPEAHRWLEMPPSFDTRIELPSRVEHVEAVLFAARRLTLQMTGWLAAQRLAVARYTLSLEHERGRTAIAPTAVEVALAEPTWHEEHLVRLLKERLTRVELAAPVVALRLEVKDVRQAEASSDSLFPEPGGSPQDHARLIELLVARLGADNVLRPSPVADFRPEVAAQWVPVGSDAPSARADVPPGLPRPTWLLDEPIQLIMRGHRPLYGTPLRMVSPGERIECGWQDGHIVTRDYFVAEAENHLHYWIYRERVGSRDERAPRWFLHGLFG; from the coding sequence ATGCTCGGTGTCGTTGCCGGCATGCGACGCGGTGGCGTGCTCACGCTTGCGCCCAACGCGGTGGTGCATGACCGCGATACAGGCCGCGAGGCCGAGCTGCTGCGTGGCCTGGCCATCGCGATGATGCAGTTCACGCCATGCGTGACGATCGCCGACGAAGCGATCGTGCTGGCTGAGGTGTCGGCGAGCATGCGGCTCTTTGGCGGACTGCGAAAGTTACGACGGCGCGCGCGAGAAGCGGTCGTCGCTTTTGGCCTGACGGTACAACTTTCGCTCGCACCGACGGGCGAGGCCGCGTGGCTTTTGGCGCGCTCGATCGGTGGCGTTGCGTTGTCGCGGCGCTCCGTCGAGCGGGCGTTTCAACGCGTCAACGTGCTGACCTTACCGCTCGCACGTCGCCATGCAGAGTGGTTCGACGGCTTGGGATGCGAAACAATCGAGGATCTTCGACGTCTTCCGCGTGCGGGCCTCAAGAAGCGATGTGGTCCAGCACTGCTCGACGCGCTTGACTGTGCGGTTGGCGTCGCGCCCGAAGCGCATCGGTGGCTCGAAATGCCGCCGAGCTTCGACACTCGAATCGAATTGCCGAGCCGCGTCGAACACGTCGAGGCCGTACTTTTCGCCGCAAGGCGGCTGACTCTGCAGATGACTGGATGGCTCGCGGCGCAGCGGCTGGCCGTCGCGCGCTACACGCTCTCGCTCGAGCACGAGCGTGGCCGCACGGCCATTGCTCCGACTGCCGTTGAAGTTGCGCTGGCCGAGCCAACGTGGCACGAGGAGCATCTCGTCCGGCTGCTCAAGGAGCGGCTCACGCGCGTCGAGCTCGCTGCGCCTGTTGTCGCCTTGCGTCTCGAAGTGAAGGATGTGCGCCAGGCGGAGGCATCGAGCGACTCCCTGTTTCCTGAGCCAGGCGGCTCGCCGCAGGATCACGCACGGCTCATTGAGCTGCTCGTCGCGCGGCTAGGCGCCGACAATGTCTTGCGCCCAAGCCCGGTGGCGGACTTTCGGCCAGAAGTGGCCGCACAGTGGGTACCGGTCGGCAGCGACGCGCCGTCGGCGCGCGCTGACGTTCCACCAGGTTTGCCCCGCCCCACCTGGCTGCTCGACGAGCCAATCCAGCTCATCATGCGCGGCCATCGTCCACTCTACGGCACGCCACTACGCATGGTTTCGCCTGGCGAGCGTATCGAGTGCGGCTGGCAGGATGGCCATATCGTCACGCGCGACTACTTCGTTGCCGAGGCCGAGAACCACTTGCACTACTGGATCTATCGCGAGCGCGTCGGTAGTCGCGACGAACGTGCGCCGCGCTGGTTCCTACACGGTCTCTTCGGGTAA